The Vitis vinifera cultivar Pinot Noir 40024 chromosome 3, ASM3070453v1 region CTTCAACCATACGACACTTGTGAACAACTTCGACAAGTTCTTTAATGGTATCCCAGGGATAATCACCAGCCAAAAGATCATGCAAGTCATTTCTCTTGTTAATTAAATCAATATCGTATAGAAAGACTAGGTCCCAACATATCACTTAGCATCCTTTTGAGGAAATCAAGTACCTTTAAAGGCTATAAGAACTGGGAAATGATGCAAAATAGACCATTCAGTATGATTATCCCAGTTCTGATGTTTAACATATGAGCATGTGAACATCAAGGCAATTTGGGAGATCTTCTACATAGGGTAATTACATGCAATGGAAGACAGCATCATACCTGAGATGGGGTGATCATGGATGATATGTTGGGAAAATATATGTGTGTGGGTGTGTAATCAACCAAATAGATTTTGTTTGACAGCTGTCATTTCAGTCCAAActagaaataataaaacaaaagaaaagaaaattcagaaTTAGTTCTCACCTGTACAATGGGCTGCAAGAGGGCTGGATCAAAATTCTCTGAGGATCGCAGAAGTCTCCATATCCTAAAGACTTGGTCTCTAAGCTTTATCATGTTTTCCTGTTCAGTATCACTCATCATAAGAGGTCCAGCAGTGTTGCCACTAACAATTAGAGTCCTCATAGGATTGGGGATAGAGTTGTATGTATCAATCACTGTGCCTAGAATAACAGCCTCAGTAACACGGACAGCCTCTTTAATAACTAAAATTCTGAGCTGTTCACCATCTGGAGCCAGTAATAATTTCAGAACTGGTTGTAAAGCATCTTTTGCAGAGAAATCTCTATCTTTTCTTCCCTGAACAAGTAGGTTTTCAAGTCTATTCCATCTGCACAAAACCATCGTCAACACATTTTCAGGGGCCTGTTACACTAAGGAATATTCcaacaaaaaaattgtaaaattaaaagTGTATCAGGACACATGCCTGAACCTCCCATCCTTAAAAAGCAATTCAATAAGAGCATCTCTGAGATATGGATTGGGATCCGTGAGTAGTCTTTTAGCAAAATATGGATATGATGCAGCCAGCACCTTGAAATTAGGATCAGCATAAAGTGCTAAGCCTTCTAGTACAGTAAGCGACCTCAATATTAATGCATAATATGCCGGGactacaagaagtttgacaaacCAATTATCAATCACCATAAGAAAGtaatattgaaaaactgtacatGCTTGTACATTAATACAAGTATCCTAATTTAgggttgaagaaaatgagagTTACTAAATTGGAGTCAAGTCCTCAATCTATTTGGCAATCCATGAAACTGAAGCCTATCGGCTAAGCCTCCTGTAGCATTGTAAAAGAAACCCAATCTTACTGCATATGACTTGAAAGTAATTGAAAAAGCACAGTAATGGCTCACCATTAAATGGATATTGATATAAGACAGCACCCAGCCCATCCACTATGGTTTTAAAGTTCAGTTCGCTCACTGTTGAATTAAGAGCACCATCAAAGAAGTTCTGAAGTGCCGGTACAATTGGAGAAACATCCACATCAGGTGACAAAAAGTCTAGGGCATAATAGTCACGAGCCATAGCTTCATAATCCCGATTAACCATGTGAACAACATGACCAATTATTGCAAATCTTGCTTCTTCAGGTGTCTCACTCATCATTCCGAAATCAAGAAAAGCAAGCTTTCCCTCAGGTGTTGCCAAGAGATTACCAGGATGAGGATCTGCATGAAAGTATCCATACTCAAGTAGCTGTCTAAGGCTGCACTGTATGCCTGTGTTCaccagatccaagaccttcagCCCTTGTCTCTCAATGGCAGCTTGCTCATTCAATTTGACTCCATCAACCCATTCCATGGTCAATACTTTGCCACTGGTGTAATCCCAAAAGATATCTGGGACGAGAACATCTTGCTTGTCAGCATACAACTTCTTAAACCGCCTTGCATTCTGACCTTCCTGCATAAacctattaaaattaaaattcaaaccCAGAAGAATCTAAGTGCAATGCAAAATTATAGCTTTTATACTTCGTATAAGTTGCTAAGTTGTACGCATTactaaataattgaaatgaagACTACAGTAGTGAGATTCTTTGTCATTTCAACCAATATGATTAAGACATAAACAAATGAGATGAAAGTATAAAAGCATTAATGGGAAATCTAACCTGGACATAGTTGAGCTCTTGATAAACTCTGCGTGCAAATTCATCAATAAGAGCAACAACATCACTGGAGATTACGTCAACATACTTATTTATGAGAAATCCTAGACCTCTCAGTAAGTAAAAATCAAGTCCAATAGCTTCTTCAATGCCAGGTCTTTGTACTTTTACAGCGACTACCTGTCCAGAATACTTTAGTTGGGCTTTGTAAACTTGACCTAAACTGGCTGCAGCAATTGGAGATGGAGATATGGACGAAAAAATGGAGTCAAGTGGGAGTCCCAACTCCTTCTCAATGCATGAAAATGCCTCTGCATCAGGAAATGTCGGCAAAGCATCCTGCTCAGTCATAACATAACAATGAAGGTTATTTTAGCCACACAAAGGCTTATTCTTTGCCATAATATTCCATTTGTGTTCCCTTTCAATAACTTTCAATAAAACAACCTGGCATTATGCATGACCATGTTAATCTTTCCATCTTTTATTTAAGGGCGGAAAAATGGCATTCGGGCAATGTAAAGTGGCCAAACAAAAGGTTCCAAGTTTTTGTGATCCTAGAGTTTTAATCATGCTGAGATAAATCATTGTTTGTCCTTTGAAATATGAGTGCAAGATCATAATAGAAACCACACAAGAAATAACATTAACTAACCATTAACCCACTGATTACCCAAGTGTTTATGCTGTTAGGAAATGCGCCAACAGTGTATAGGGAGTTAGAATAAGCTTTAATACTAACTCTAAAGATTAGAATCATGACCACGGAGGAGGGACATTATAAGAAAGGaaggagagaaaagaaaacctGCAACTGAGAGAGCTCCTCGAGATACTCAGGTGGACAAAGGTCGGGCCTTGTGGACAAGCCCTGACCTATCTTCACAAAAGTTGGGCCCAATTTCGTGCAAATCTTCCTCAGATCAACCGCCcgaattcttttattttgatcTAGCTGCCCGTTGCTTTGGTCCAGCACAAGTTTCAAGGCAAATGAACCAACGCCAATAAGAATTTCCATAGTCCTCCGCAATACCTGACAAGCAGGGCCAAGATCAAATGAAGATGATAGTAAGAAGATGATTCggcaaaaaaattgaaaaaaacgGTTGGTTTTAGAATTGAATTGACGATTGATGATTGATGATTGATTACCGACCTTGATAGGGCGAGAGCGGTATTTGTTGGAAACAAGCTCGGGAGTGTAGACGGAGGCATTAGCGGCACGGGCCATAGCCTTGGCCTCGGCCTGCATATCGTTGGCTCGATCCCTGGCCCCTCGCAAGACTTGTATGGCGGTGCTGCCTCTCCCATCTGCAAGTGCGGGCAGCGCCTCTACGGAAGCTGCTTGAGATATTACTGCCTGTCTGCGTTTACAAGCACCCTTTGGCCTTGAAATCCTAATTGCCCTCGACCCACACCAAGGTGGAGGAGATGACCATTGATAAACCCACGAAGATATCGCATTGTTGGACTGGTCTTGACATTGAGATTGCAAAGGGCCTGGAGGAAGAATAGACATTAAATTGGGACTCTCTCTACAGTCCTCGCGAATGGCAACTCACAATTCACACCAATTCTCAACTCCCCAGAAATAAAATCTTTGAAATTTTGGTGATGGACCTAATTCGGAAACACGCTATTCGGTGCCATACCTCTCGTTTCCGTCCAGTGTATGTATGACACGTGTAAAAACATCCtgcaatttttaaattaagccACCATATTAATATGTTCTTTTATTGAGATGAAAATGCCCTTCCTTTTATTTCCCTCTAACACTAATTGAGATGAAAATGCTCTTCCTTTTATTCCCCTCTAACACTAACTACTTCTGCTCTTCTGTTTCATTTAACTTTTTACAAAAcgactcattttttttccttcagaaaccgcaaaaaaaaaatatatcatcatttcCTTCTACTTTATTATCTTGTTTTGGTACACAGAACAGAAAGCTCATCTTCTCTTCTATTTCGTTTAAAGAATGACTCCTCatctttcatctttttcttctatttcatACCCTTTCCTTTGGTGCATAGAGTGAAAAACTCATCTTTCCTTCAAAATCCCTAGAAATTTTCTTGTCCATCCTCTCATCCTTTGTTTCATTCCTAATCCCAAGAAAAATTGTCTCACCTCATTTTATCCTCTCGTCTATCTTCTTATCCTCTCATCTTTTTGTCAAGTTATCTCATATTGTATCTTCAAGcatgatgaaaaaaatgagtCCATTGAAGAGTGATAAGAGAAAAAGGTTAAAAATGGTGGTGAAAAAGCAAAAATCCCAATTGTGAATGGAAAAAGCAAAAATTATGATTGTAAACTTAACTGTGGTTAAGTCCTTTATTAATTCAACTCAATTGCTGTTAAGTTcaagtgaaaattttgactATGAATTTAACTgtggttaagttctttgttaatgtAACTCAACCACTATCAAGTTCAGGTAAAAATTTTGACTTTGAACTTAATTatggttaagttctttgttaatacATCTCAACCACTGTTAAGTTCAAGTGAAAATTCTAACTATGAACTTAATTGTgattaagttctttgttaatgtAACTCAATAATAGTTAAGTTTATGTTAATACAATGACAGTCAACTTAACCATAATTAAACTTAACcaattaatttatatgataaaactaaaacattaacttaaaatttcattccatcattcaaaaaaatgactttaagcatattgtagaccctcaattttgtcccttgacacttgcatttatccTATGAGTGTCATATGCACCCATGTTttcatatggcaccactagggcctccttttgggcttagtcggtttTTTTGAGCCTTGTTTAGGTTCGTATGTGGTTCATTGTGGTGCGAGtatggttcattttggagtgccatcgtggccattttcctagttgtTGGCATCATGccataggaaggaagtggggccATCCCAAAGTTTTAGCTCAGTTGGAGTTTATCGGAGTGTGTCTGAGCTCGGAGCACTTGGGCCTGTTttggccatatctccctcatttgAACTCGGAAtcgcaccattttttttcatggactccttattcttcagggaaaattctatcaaaatttcataatttttctcatcCGGCTCGACCGTTCCCTAAAGTTTCAGTTTATGCAGAATGCATGGGAGCAAGTCCGAATTTGGAGCACTCAGGCTTGTTTtagccatatctccctcatctgACCTCGGAATTGTGCACTGATTTTTTCATGGACTTCTTATTCTTCAGGGAAAATTatgtcaaaatttcataatttttctcaaccggctCGACCGGTCCCCAAAGTTTCAGTTTAGGTAGAATGCATGGGAGCAAGTCCGAATTCGGAGCACTCGGGATTGTTTTggtcatatctccctcatccgatCTAGGAATCGTGCACTGTTTTTTTTCATAGACTTCATATTCTTCAAGAAAAATTATGTCgaactttcataatttttctcaaccggctCGACCAGTCCCCAAAGTTTCAGTTTAGGCAGAATGCATGGGAGCAAGTCCGAATTCGGAGCACTCAGGCTTGTTttggccatatctccctcatccgaccttggaattgtgcaccgttttttttcatggactccttattcttcaggAAACCTTCtgtaaaaatttcataatttttctcaaccggttcaacctgtTGGCGTCCAGTTCAACCGATTCATCGAGCTAGCTTGTATGGAGCACTggttttgatgattttgaagcccaattcctacatggcttgggcccataagctccagattGGTCTTGGGCTATattgtgggtccattttgggccttggtttgggttccttgcagcccaccatgaatccatatggatccttggtggtgaag contains the following coding sequences:
- the LOC100253506 gene encoding protein ACTIVITY OF BC1 COMPLEX KINASE 3, chloroplastic; the protein is MSILPPGPLQSQCQDQSNNAISSWVYQWSSPPPWCGSRAIRISRPKGACKRRQAVISQAASVEALPALADGRGSTAIQVLRGARDRANDMQAEAKAMARAANASVYTPELVSNKYRSRPIKVLRRTMEILIGVGSFALKLVLDQSNGQLDQNKRIRAVDLRKICTKLGPTFVKIGQGLSTRPDLCPPEYLEELSQLQDALPTFPDAEAFSCIEKELGLPLDSIFSSISPSPIAAASLGQVYKAQLKYSGQVVAVKVQRPGIEEAIGLDFYLLRGLGFLINKYVDVISSDVVALIDEFARRVYQELNYVQEGQNARRFKKLYADKQDVLVPDIFWDYTSGKVLTMEWVDGVKLNEQAAIERQGLKVLDLVNTGIQCSLRQLLEYGYFHADPHPGNLLATPEGKLAFLDFGMMSETPEEARFAIIGHVVHMVNRDYEAMARDYYALDFLSPDVDVSPIVPALQNFFDGALNSTVSELNFKTIVDGLGAVLYQYPFNVPAYYALILRSLTVLEGLALYADPNFKVLAASYPYFAKRLLTDPNPYLRDALIELLFKDGRFRWNRLENLLVQGRKDRDFSAKDALQPVLKLLLAPDGEQLRILVIKEAVRVTEAVILGTVIDTYNSIPNPMRTLIVSGNTAGPLMMSDTEQENMIKLRDQVFRIWRLLRSSENFDPALLQPIVQVLQEPDARSFGGRVIGGITQRFAARLLQQVLRAPPTVPASTL